The following are encoded together in the Bos mutus isolate GX-2022 chromosome 3, NWIPB_WYAK_1.1, whole genome shotgun sequence genome:
- the LOC106701350 gene encoding large ribosomal subunit protein uL23 produces MAPKAKKEAPAPPKAEAKAKALKAKKAVLKGVHSHKKKKIRTSPTFRRPKTLWLRRQPKYPRKSAPRRNKLDHYAIIKFPLTTESAMKKIEDNNTLVFIVDVKANKHQIKQAMKKLYDIDVAKVNTLIRPDGEKKAYVRLAPDYDALDVANKIGII; encoded by the coding sequence ATGGCGCCGAAGGCGAAGAAGGAAGCCCCTGCTCCTCCTAAAGCtgaagccaaagcaaaggctTTGAAGGCCAAGAAAGCAGTGTTGAAAGGTGTCCAtagccacaaaaaaaagaagatccGGACGTCGCCCACCTTCCGGCGGCCCAAAACACTGTGGCTCAGGAGGCAGCCCAAATATCCTCGCAAGAGCGCCCCTAGAAGAAACAAACTTGACCACTATGCCATCATCAAATTCCCCCTCACGACCGAGTCAGCcatgaagaaaatagaagacaACAACACACTGGTATTCATTGTGGATGTCAAGGCCAACAAGCACCAAATTAAACAGGCTATGAAGAAGCTCTATGACATTGACGTGGCTAAGGTCAATACTCTGATCAGGCCTGATGGAGAGAAGAAGGCATATGTTCGACTGGCTCCTGACTATGATGCTTTGGATGTTGCCAACAAAATTGGCATCATCTAA